One region of Lactobacillus johnsonii genomic DNA includes:
- the pyrF gene encoding orotidine-5'-phosphate decarboxylase, giving the protein MSRPVIVALDLDNEKKLNELLPKLGKPENVFIKIGMELFFNEGPKIVKQLSEQGYQIFLDLKMNDIPNTVYNGAKALARLGITYTTVHALGGSQMIKAAKDGLIAGTPIDKNVPKLLAVTELTSISDEILHYEQNCNLSMNNQVLSLATTAKKAGADGVICSPLEVKNLRQKVGEDFLYVTPGIRPAGNAKDDQSRVATPLQAKEWGSTAIVVGRPITLATDPEAAYEAIKKEFN; this is encoded by the coding sequence ATGAGTAGACCTGTTATCGTTGCCTTAGATTTAGACAATGAAAAGAAATTAAATGAACTATTACCGAAACTAGGTAAACCTGAAAATGTTTTTATTAAGATCGGGATGGAACTCTTCTTTAACGAAGGCCCTAAAATCGTAAAACAATTATCAGAACAGGGTTATCAAATCTTTTTAGACTTAAAAATGAACGATATTCCTAATACAGTCTATAACGGTGCAAAGGCATTAGCTCGTTTGGGTATTACCTACACCACGGTTCACGCACTTGGTGGCAGTCAAATGATTAAGGCAGCAAAAGATGGGTTAATTGCGGGAACTCCGATTGATAAAAATGTTCCTAAATTACTAGCTGTAACTGAATTAACTTCTATTTCAGACGAAATTCTACATTATGAGCAAAATTGCAATTTATCGATGAATAATCAAGTATTAAGCTTAGCTACAACAGCTAAAAAAGCAGGTGCAGACGGTGTAATTTGTTCTCCACTCGAAGTTAAAAATTTACGTCAAAAAGTTGGAGAAGACTTTTTGTACGTAACTCCTGGAATTAGACCAGCTGGTAATGCTAAAGATGATCAATCACGCGTAGCTACTCCACTTCAAGCAAAAGAATGGGGTTCAACAGCGATTGTTGTTGGTCGGCCAATTACTTTAGCTACTGATCCGGAAGCCGCATATGAAGCAATTAAAAAGGAGTTCAACTAA
- a CDS encoding ATP-binding cassette domain-containing protein, whose product MNKLLEVKELTYRKNLKTILDNVNLDVDSGKIIALLGENGAGKTTLMRVIVGIAKHYQGDVLLNGDGSEVYRKANIAMTDNLKGLSDSTKIGEVEEFYQKLFSDFDSSKFEQLRSFMKLNNEMKLGHLSRGMREKLEIAVTLSRESKLYLLDEPFSGIDPMARRRIINSILLWKNPDSTIIISDHFVNEITTILDEVVIVKDKKIASHLSADDIRAHGKSIEEYYESLYADEGAE is encoded by the coding sequence ATGAATAAACTACTTGAAGTAAAAGAATTAACATATCGAAAAAATTTAAAAACTATTCTTGATAATGTGAACTTAGATGTTGATTCAGGTAAGATTATTGCCTTGCTGGGTGAAAATGGTGCTGGTAAGACAACTTTAATGAGAGTAATTGTGGGTATTGCTAAGCATTATCAGGGTGACGTACTGCTTAATGGGGATGGTAGTGAAGTTTACCGTAAAGCTAATATTGCCATGACTGATAATTTAAAGGGATTGAGTGATTCCACTAAAATTGGGGAAGTAGAAGAATTCTATCAAAAATTATTTTCAGATTTTGACAGCAGTAAATTCGAACAATTACGTTCCTTCATGAAACTTAACAATGAGATGAAGTTAGGGCACTTATCACGAGGAATGCGTGAAAAACTTGAAATTGCTGTTACTTTAAGTAGAGAATCTAAGTTGTATTTACTGGATGAACCATTTTCTGGTATTGATCCAATGGCTCGAAGGAGAATCATCAATTCAATCTTACTTTGGAAGAATCCAGACAGTACAATTATTATTTCTGACCATTTTGTAAATGAAATTACAACAATTTTAGATGAAGTAGTAATTGTAAAAGATAAAAAAATTGCTAGTCATCTTTCAGCAGATGATATAAGAGCACACGGAAAAAGTATTGAAGAGTATTATGAAAGCTTATACGCAGATGAAGGAGCTGAATAA
- a CDS encoding RsmB/NOP family class I SAM-dependent RNA methyltransferase — protein MSLPIEFVEKYKNLLGEEESSKFFTAIDSPSKKGFRLNPLKNNYQDVQYSLKEPIEFTKDGYYGEISGRDSEWTGGYVYSQDPSAMYPAVSLNVKPGDKVLDLCAAPGGKSTALASSLDNSGLLVANEISKSRAKDLRENLERWGATNVVVTNESPDRLSKKLPHFFDKILVDAPCSGEGMFRKDPAATQYWSPDYVLTCQARQKEILSEAMKMLKPGGQIVYSTCTYSPEEDEEIVAWLVENYPLEIKPLKLYSGMSAGRPEWSKSNLPELKETVRLWFQNGVGEGQFVAHLKNIEENQEISTKAKKRKNKRQKKSTITRLNKDEISVVAKVLDNFALPSSLENWQNEVLQSNGHVFVPALAPDLLTELHVLNNGVELGLLKKKRFEPSHQLAEVLGQKGQKQLINFEDKAEYERYIHGETIKVDSNLRGFVLVAYQDHIFSFGKIGNDQVLKNFYPKGLRK, from the coding sequence ATGTCATTGCCAATTGAATTTGTTGAGAAATATAAGAACTTATTGGGAGAAGAAGAAAGTAGTAAATTTTTTACTGCAATTGATAGTCCAAGTAAAAAGGGATTTCGCTTAAACCCACTAAAGAATAATTATCAAGATGTTCAATATAGTCTTAAAGAACCAATTGAATTTACTAAAGATGGATATTATGGAGAAATTTCAGGACGTGATAGTGAGTGGACAGGCGGCTATGTCTACTCTCAAGATCCATCCGCAATGTATCCAGCAGTTTCCCTTAATGTAAAACCTGGCGACAAGGTACTTGATTTGTGTGCTGCTCCAGGGGGAAAATCCACTGCATTAGCGAGTTCACTAGATAATAGTGGCCTCTTAGTAGCAAATGAAATTTCGAAAAGTAGGGCAAAGGATTTAAGAGAAAATCTCGAAAGATGGGGAGCTACAAATGTTGTAGTCACTAACGAAAGTCCAGATCGCTTATCGAAAAAATTACCCCACTTTTTTGATAAGATTTTAGTTGATGCACCGTGTTCTGGAGAAGGTATGTTTAGAAAAGATCCTGCTGCGACACAATATTGGTCTCCTGACTATGTATTAACATGCCAAGCTAGACAAAAAGAAATTCTGAGTGAAGCAATGAAGATGTTAAAGCCGGGCGGACAGATCGTCTATTCTACTTGTACATATTCTCCAGAAGAAGATGAAGAAATAGTAGCGTGGCTAGTTGAGAATTATCCGTTAGAAATCAAACCTCTTAAGCTCTATTCCGGAATGTCGGCTGGTAGACCAGAATGGTCAAAATCTAATTTGCCAGAATTAAAAGAAACGGTTAGACTTTGGTTTCAAAATGGGGTGGGAGAAGGCCAGTTTGTTGCTCATCTGAAAAATATTGAAGAGAATCAAGAGATTTCAACTAAGGCTAAAAAGAGAAAGAACAAACGCCAGAAAAAGAGCACAATTACGCGTTTAAATAAAGATGAGATTAGTGTGGTTGCAAAAGTATTAGATAATTTTGCTCTACCATCTAGTTTAGAAAATTGGCAAAATGAGGTTTTGCAAAGTAATGGTCACGTCTTTGTCCCAGCTCTTGCCCCCGACCTGCTAACTGAACTACATGTTCTAAATAATGGTGTTGAATTAGGGTTACTTAAGAAAAAGCGTTTTGAACCAAGCCATCAACTAGCTGAGGTATTGGGACAAAAAGGACAAAAACAACTTATTAATTTTGAAGATAAGGCAGAGTATGAGCGATATATACATGGAGAGACGATTAAGGTAGATAGCAATTTGCGCGGCTTTGTTTTGGTTGCTTATCAAGACCATATCTTCAGTTTCGGAAAAATTGGAAATGATCAAGTTTTAAAGAACTTCTATCCAAAAGGTTTAAGAAAATAA
- a CDS encoding SAM-dependent methyltransferase: MKKYQKKLNKLDEELNYLPLHEQVVDINNIITNLKKGKILQKSPNSLGFLPDSLDIMIENTASSDKAQETNNLLNNFRSFLSREYGIWSLPNLETAKLIKQEYNVKSSLEIMAGNAYWSKALSEVGIKAIASDSFAWAKSSTTGESPIFETENLDALSAIKKHPEVDLIICSWAPNFGEDDINILNLYRQLDYQPVLLFIGEKFGATNSTTFWQEAKTTTNKKVNRSFRSFDFIDEKVYEIK, translated from the coding sequence ATGAAGAAATACCAAAAGAAACTCAACAAATTAGACGAAGAACTTAATTATTTACCCCTTCATGAGCAAGTTGTTGACATTAATAATATAATTACTAACCTAAAAAAAGGCAAAATTTTACAAAAATCACCCAATTCACTTGGCTTTTTACCTGATAGCTTAGATATAATGATAGAGAATACGGCAAGCAGCGATAAGGCGCAAGAAACAAATAATTTACTGAATAATTTTCGTAGCTTTCTCTCAAGAGAATACGGAATCTGGTCTTTGCCAAATTTGGAAACTGCTAAGTTAATCAAACAAGAATACAATGTTAAATCAAGTTTAGAAATTATGGCGGGAAATGCATACTGGTCAAAAGCTTTAAGTGAGGTCGGCATAAAAGCGATAGCTAGTGATTCTTTTGCTTGGGCGAAAAGTTCAACAACAGGTGAATCTCCGATTTTTGAAACAGAAAATTTGGATGCCCTAAGTGCGATTAAGAAGCATCCCGAAGTTGACCTAATTATTTGCTCTTGGGCGCCCAATTTTGGGGAAGATGACATAAATATCCTCAATCTTTATCGTCAGCTTGATTATCAGCCAGTTTTATTATTTATTGGTGAAAAATTTGGAGCAACAAATTCTACTACTTTTTGGCAAGAGGCAAAAACTACGACTAATAAAAAGGTTAATCGTAGTTTTCGAAGTTTTGATTTCATTGATGAAAAGGTGTATGAGATAAAATAA
- the pyrE gene encoding orotate phosphoribosyltransferase, producing the protein MHKDQIISQLIKEKIITISPDKPFTYASGMLSPIYTDLRLTVSYPDLRDMIASDLSNLIAAEFPQATIIGGVATAGIPHAALVAEKLHLPMIYVRPKPKDHGKGRQIEGRFSENDQIVLIDDLITTGGSVLNSVKATEKDGGKVAGVASIFTYYLPDAKENFKEANVKYTPLLSYPELLKKENESGHITSDQYDILKTWHEDPWAWGKKFNS; encoded by the coding sequence ATGCATAAAGATCAAATTATTAGTCAATTAATCAAAGAAAAAATTATTACTATTTCTCCTGACAAACCTTTCACTTATGCAAGTGGAATGCTTTCACCAATCTATACCGATCTTCGGTTAACTGTTTCTTACCCAGACCTGCGTGATATGATTGCTAGTGATCTATCCAACCTAATTGCGGCAGAATTTCCTCAAGCAACTATTATTGGCGGAGTTGCAACTGCTGGTATTCCTCATGCTGCTTTAGTTGCCGAAAAATTACATTTACCAATGATTTATGTTCGTCCAAAACCTAAAGATCACGGTAAAGGCCGTCAAATTGAAGGTCGTTTTTCAGAAAATGATCAAATTGTCTTAATTGACGATCTAATTACCACTGGTGGATCAGTTTTAAACTCAGTTAAAGCTACTGAAAAAGATGGCGGAAAAGTAGCTGGGGTTGCTTCAATCTTCACTTATTATTTGCCAGATGCAAAAGAAAACTTTAAAGAGGCAAATGTAAAATATACTCCCCTTCTTTCTTATCCTGAATTACTTAAAAAAGAAAATGAATCCGGTCATATTACCAGTGACCAATATGATATTTTAAAAACCTGGCATGAAGATCCATGGGCTTGGGGTAAAAAATTTAACAGTTAA
- a CDS encoding heavy metal-binding domain-containing protein: protein MAEQILVTTTENIPGRKYEIIGEVFGVTTQSKNAIRDFGAGLKSIVGGEIKAYTSMLTDSRDQSIDRLRQNASKMGADAVVMMRFDSGSIAGDMQSVVAYGTAVKFID, encoded by the coding sequence ATGGCAGAACAAATTTTAGTAACAACCACTGAAAATATTCCAGGCAGAAAATATGAAATTATCGGTGAAGTTTTTGGTGTTACAACTCAATCAAAAAATGCAATTCGAGATTTTGGTGCTGGCTTAAAAAGTATTGTCGGTGGTGAAATTAAGGCTTATACATCAATGTTAACTGACTCAAGAGATCAATCAATTGATCGTCTTCGACAAAATGCTTCCAAAATGGGTGCTGATGCCGTAGTTATGATGCGTTTTGATTCAGGCTCAATTGCTGGCGATATGCAATCTGTCGTTGCTTACGGAACCGCCGTTAAATTTATTGATTAA
- a CDS encoding YdcF family protein, with amino-acid sequence MVLSFSIVLVLFLLALGTFLWVLTHERRSLWSGMTLVWTIITFGLFTAVSLLIAAEVFPVTHQVILLIFVLILMAIMFSVVAFIATLIIMFIYDGIKILIREGNRWTNFLSLAMGIGIIAYLFLFPLVGKLTHNNFGTYIYLFINLVIIYLIFIMMMYTLTSWINLVNIKTKKLDYVVVLGAGLMGKKVTPLLAARINRGIEVYRRNPGSKIIMSGGQGPGEEIPEAAAMAKYAEEKGISKQDIIVEDKSKTTRENLIFSHRLMKPDSRFAIVTNSYHVYRALVLAKRLGLQCIGYGAKTKWYFTLNAFVREFIAYLTITWRLQLSVVGCIGLGAVGLAILRQIIR; translated from the coding sequence GTGGTCTTATCGTTTTCAATTGTGTTAGTTTTATTTTTACTAGCATTAGGAACATTTCTCTGGGTTTTAACCCACGAGAGGCGAAGTTTATGGTCAGGAATGACTTTAGTATGGACAATAATTACTTTTGGCTTATTTACGGCAGTTAGTTTATTAATTGCTGCTGAAGTTTTTCCTGTTACCCATCAAGTTATTTTGCTTATTTTTGTGCTAATATTAATGGCAATAATGTTTTCCGTTGTGGCCTTTATTGCGACTTTGATCATTATGTTTATTTACGATGGGATTAAGATTTTAATTCGCGAAGGTAATCGCTGGACTAATTTCTTATCGTTAGCAATGGGTATCGGAATTATTGCTTACTTATTTCTCTTTCCATTAGTCGGAAAATTAACCCATAATAATTTTGGAACTTACATATATTTGTTTATTAACCTCGTAATAATTTATCTAATTTTTATTATGATGATGTATACTTTAACTTCTTGGATTAATCTAGTGAATATTAAGACTAAGAAGTTGGACTACGTGGTTGTACTTGGAGCAGGTTTAATGGGAAAAAAGGTAACACCACTTCTTGCTGCAAGAATCAATCGCGGAATAGAGGTATATCGTCGTAATCCTGGCTCAAAAATCATTATGTCAGGTGGACAAGGACCAGGTGAAGAAATTCCTGAAGCAGCGGCAATGGCAAAATATGCCGAAGAAAAAGGTATTTCGAAGCAAGATATTATTGTTGAAGATAAGTCAAAGACAACCAGAGAAAATTTGATTTTTTCACATAGATTGATGAAGCCAGATTCTCGTTTTGCCATTGTAACTAATTCTTACCATGTATATCGTGCCCTAGTTTTAGCAAAAAGATTAGGTCTACAGTGTATTGGCTATGGTGCAAAAACAAAGTGGTACTTTACCTTAAATGCCTTTGTACGTGAATTTATTGCCTACTTAACGATTACTTGGCGCTTGCAATTAAGCGTTGTGGGATGCATTGGATTAGGAGCTGTAGGATTAGCAATATTGAGGCAAATTATAAGATGA
- a CDS encoding LBP_cg2779 family protein produces the protein MSPEELSDAIIEFEVKNNVNDTALAFSSHLSVEKLHAMKTGEAKYTVEEAEQVLDYIHANS, from the coding sequence ATGAGTCCTGAAGAATTATCCGATGCAATTATTGAATTTGAAGTTAAGAATAATGTCAATGACACTGCTCTTGCTTTTTCAAGTCATCTTTCCGTTGAAAAACTTCATGCAATGAAAACTGGAGAAGCTAAATATACTGTAGAAGAAGCTGAACAAGTCTTAGATTATATTCACGCTAACTCTTAA
- a CDS encoding dihydroorotate dehydrogenase — MINTHVKLPGLDLKNPIMPASGTFGFGDVPAAKKFDLNDLGAMVIKTTTPHSTTGNPQPQIDVLNTGVLNSVGLTNPGVDAVIKNKLTPLRNEYPDLPIMASVGGEDEAGYLEVAKKLSDSGLVNALEINVSCPNVNQGGMSFGIHPDVVEELTKKIKSVVKIPIYVKLTPNVTDITQIAKAAENGGADGLSLINTLLGMEIDVETRKPVLGHNIGGLSGEAVKPIAIRMVHQVRESTTLPIIGMGGISSAKDVIEFILAGANAVAVGTAHFKDSLASKHIADDLPKELEKLEITDINQLVNKVNFN, encoded by the coding sequence ATGATTAATACACACGTAAAATTACCAGGATTAGATTTAAAAAATCCAATTATGCCAGCAAGTGGTACCTTTGGTTTTGGGGATGTACCGGCAGCCAAGAAATTTGATTTAAATGATTTGGGAGCAATGGTAATAAAGACGACTACTCCTCATAGTACAACAGGTAATCCGCAACCCCAAATAGATGTTTTAAATACGGGAGTTTTGAATTCAGTTGGATTAACTAATCCTGGCGTTGATGCGGTGATCAAAAATAAATTAACTCCGTTGCGTAATGAATATCCTGACTTGCCAATTATGGCTAGCGTTGGTGGAGAAGATGAAGCAGGATATCTTGAAGTAGCTAAGAAGCTATCTGATTCTGGACTAGTAAATGCCTTAGAGATTAATGTTTCTTGTCCGAATGTGAATCAGGGCGGAATGAGCTTTGGCATTCATCCTGATGTAGTGGAAGAATTGACTAAAAAAATTAAGTCAGTCGTAAAAATTCCAATTTATGTAAAATTAACCCCTAATGTCACTGATATTACGCAGATTGCGAAAGCAGCTGAAAATGGTGGCGCAGATGGATTATCCTTAATCAATACTCTTTTGGGAATGGAGATTGATGTTGAAACTAGAAAGCCTGTTTTAGGTCACAATATTGGTGGTCTTTCGGGAGAAGCCGTAAAACCAATTGCTATTAGAATGGTTCACCAAGTTCGAGAAAGTACAACTTTACCGATTATTGGGATGGGTGGAATCAGTTCTGCTAAAGATGTAATTGAATTTATCTTAGCTGGTGCTAATGCAGTTGCTGTTGGAACGGCTCATTTTAAGGATAGTCTTGCTTCAAAGCATATTGCTGATGACTTACCAAAGGAATTAGAAAAGCTAGAAATTACAGATATTAATCAATTGGTGAATAAAGTCAATTTTAATTAA
- the lepB gene encoding signal peptidase I — MVKHKTESAESFGHWLLQVFILAIIIIGLYLVVFRFLLANETISGPSMQPTFENNDRVIAVRHSKLSRGDIVILKAPDEPGALYIKRIIGVPGDSIKSKNDVMYINGKPIKEPYLTEYKKKLSKGQLYTNNFSLEQLYHVKRVPKNCYFVMGDHRNISKDSRMIGFIKRQDIIGEVKLRYFPFNQINWY, encoded by the coding sequence ATGGTAAAACATAAAACCGAATCAGCTGAATCTTTTGGTCACTGGCTCCTCCAAGTATTTATTTTAGCAATCATAATTATTGGATTATATTTAGTTGTATTTCGATTTTTACTTGCTAATGAAACTATCAGTGGACCATCGATGCAGCCAACTTTTGAAAATAATGACCGAGTTATTGCAGTACGGCATTCTAAACTTTCTCGGGGTGATATTGTAATATTAAAAGCACCAGATGAACCAGGTGCCTTATATATTAAAAGGATTATTGGAGTGCCTGGAGACAGCATTAAATCAAAAAATGATGTAATGTATATTAATGGGAAGCCAATTAAAGAACCATATTTGACTGAGTACAAGAAAAAGCTTTCCAAAGGTCAGCTTTACACTAACAATTTTAGTCTAGAACAACTTTATCATGTAAAACGCGTTCCTAAGAATTGTTACTTTGTAATGGGTGATCACCGGAATATCTCTAAAGATTCACGAATGATTGGCTTTATCAAGAGACAAGATATTATTGGTGAAGTAAAATTACGGTATTTCCCATTTAATCAAATAAATTGGTACTAA
- a CDS encoding ABC transporter permease, whose product MTTFKALFNQMGKKKRRSVYLLALLQLVAASIFALWGLFSNGGFSNSDKPVAWFVMVCTFAPLADMAYVVLSAWQNEKEYSSQTWRLVPIPSSKFYLANISSAIVNGLYLVLIQIGMGIVTFLPAFLSKDVRTNIWKINRALAKETHAGDFWQKFSDSFPIGEMLSAFLAFLLFAILVYSIVTLLNLSSRTITDFLPDKHSKLIRFVIMIILIFIFIVLTNNLGSLLNQVRWGDTTNSLIGFIRSNIVMGLIDIILGSINVWLLKNFHEGK is encoded by the coding sequence ATGACTACTTTTAAAGCACTATTTAATCAAATGGGTAAAAAGAAGCGTCGGAGTGTTTATTTATTAGCTCTGTTGCAATTAGTAGCTGCATCTATTTTTGCACTCTGGGGACTTTTTTCTAATGGTGGATTTTCAAATTCAGATAAACCGGTTGCTTGGTTTGTCATGGTATGTACTTTTGCTCCATTAGCTGATATGGCCTATGTAGTTCTCTCTGCTTGGCAAAACGAAAAAGAGTATAGCTCTCAGACTTGGCGTTTAGTTCCAATTCCCTCAAGTAAATTTTACTTAGCAAATATTTCTTCTGCTATTGTTAATGGGCTTTATTTGGTATTAATTCAAATTGGAATGGGAATTGTTACGTTTTTACCAGCCTTCTTAAGTAAAGATGTTAGAACTAATATTTGGAAAATTAACCGGGCCCTTGCTAAAGAAACTCATGCGGGCGACTTTTGGCAAAAATTTTCTGATTCATTTCCAATTGGAGAAATGCTAAGTGCATTTTTAGCCTTTTTATTATTTGCAATTTTGGTTTATAGCATTGTGACTTTGCTCAATCTATCAAGTAGAACCATTACTGACTTTCTTCCAGATAAACATAGTAAGTTAATTCGTTTTGTCATTATGATTATTTTGATCTTTATCTTTATTGTTTTGACAAATAATCTAGGAAGTTTATTAAATCAAGTTCGTTGGGGTGACACTACTAATAGTCTGATTGGATTTATAAGAAGTAATATTGTAATGGGACTTATTGATATTATTTTAGGTTCAATTAATGTTTGGCTTTTGAAGAACTTCCACGAAGGGAAGTAA
- a CDS encoding Cof-type HAD-IIB family hydrolase, whose amino-acid sequence MKNIKIIAIDVDGTLLNSKKELTPKVRNAILKAKSAGIKIVIATGRPLSGVEKILTELGLNDQEDQYVVCFGGGVVEATAGNVLFEKKLTYDNYLDLETISLKLGLHFHVSAPDRIYTADRDIGDYTLYEANLVNLGISYRTPAEMKDIPIIKCMYVDEKDLLDQKIADHKPFAHLDDKITFTKTAPFYYEANPKCVSKGNALKFLCHKLNLSSENLMAIGDEENDLSMIKFAGVGIAMGNAVPAVKEAAQRVTSDCDHDGVAEAIEKIL is encoded by the coding sequence ATGAAAAATATAAAAATAATCGCAATTGATGTTGATGGTACATTATTAAATTCTAAAAAAGAACTGACTCCAAAAGTAAGAAATGCAATTTTAAAAGCAAAAAGTGCAGGGATAAAAATTGTTATTGCTACAGGTCGACCATTGAGCGGAGTAGAAAAGATTCTGACTGAGTTAGGTTTAAATGATCAAGAAGATCAATACGTCGTTTGTTTTGGAGGCGGAGTAGTAGAAGCAACTGCGGGAAATGTCTTATTTGAGAAAAAATTAACCTATGACAATTATCTAGATTTAGAGACAATTTCCTTAAAATTAGGTTTACACTTCCATGTATCAGCACCAGATAGAATTTATACCGCAGATCGAGATATTGGCGACTATACTTTATATGAGGCGAACTTAGTTAATTTAGGTATTTCGTATCGTACACCAGCTGAAATGAAGGATATTCCAATTATTAAGTGCATGTATGTAGATGAGAAAGATTTGTTAGATCAAAAAATTGCTGATCATAAGCCTTTTGCCCATCTAGATGATAAAATTACTTTTACTAAAACAGCACCATTTTATTATGAAGCAAATCCTAAATGTGTTTCTAAAGGAAATGCTTTAAAATTTCTTTGTCACAAATTGAATTTAAGTAGTGAGAATTTGATGGCTATTGGAGACGAAGAAAATGATCTAAGCATGATTAAATTCGCAGGTGTTGGTATAGCAATGGGTAATGCAGTGCCTGCTGTGAAAGAAGCAGCTCAAAGAGTAACAAGTGATTGTGATCATGATGGTGTAGCCGAGGCAATTGAAAAAATTTTATAA
- a CDS encoding Mbeg1-like protein, whose translation MDTNNILSYIKWRGDISLSVRPFDEVDALVIATFSYIHLDGIVPDSNKEISIKEAAEKYFNSSNQHLDHYKYQDLLKLMANSVRFGDAKLSYFVDVLTDRIQFSAIKISLDNDTNFISFRGTDDSLVGWKEDFEISFRTTGAQKYALKYLTNILKTTKQVYSLAGHSKGGNLAEYAAVNLPDDLKNQIKTIYTFDSPGLSTQVDGVTDKLKRYVPEFSIIGRLFEPENITPTILVSDRPKLAQHDPMSWEVSGSHFITRAHRNPTSKIYNQIINQWIGEANLQEREALTNDLFNAFAASGATKITELNKNGFGGFGAILFSLTNSSRRTRFVLGSLWETIWRSMKATHLEKLFINPNSIIGWVLIILGIVNLMIPDYAYRAFGGIVGVFCIGWSGYHIVTAANSHLLPKSKQFFIITYLIVFGLAVAIISNNRLLAFLAHYVLGIFLIGFAYVRLRNVIVKNKKNGIFKNIIDVVESLIAFAAGVIVIVNPNYFSRQAVIILGILLIIYGLFQLIMELFKQRKSKIPPKHR comes from the coding sequence ATGGATACAAATAATATTTTGTCTTACATAAAATGGCGTGGCGATATTTCCCTTTCTGTACGACCATTTGACGAAGTTGATGCATTAGTAATTGCCACGTTTTCTTATATTCATCTTGATGGAATTGTCCCTGATTCTAATAAAGAAATTTCAATAAAAGAAGCCGCTGAGAAATATTTTAATTCTTCAAATCAACATCTCGACCATTATAAGTATCAAGATCTACTAAAATTAATGGCGAATTCTGTTCGTTTTGGGGATGCAAAATTATCTTACTTTGTGGATGTTCTTACTGATCGGATACAATTTTCTGCAATCAAAATTAGTCTTGATAATGATACTAATTTTATTTCCTTTCGAGGAACAGATGACAGCTTAGTTGGCTGGAAAGAAGATTTTGAAATTAGTTTTAGAACAACCGGTGCACAAAAATATGCCCTAAAGTATCTGACAAATATTTTAAAGACTACCAAGCAAGTCTACAGTTTAGCTGGTCACTCCAAAGGCGGTAATCTTGCTGAATATGCAGCAGTTAACCTACCTGATGACTTAAAAAATCAGATCAAGACTATTTACACTTTTGATAGTCCGGGGCTTAGTACTCAAGTTGATGGGGTAACTGATAAACTAAAACGTTATGTGCCTGAATTTAGTATCATTGGCCGGCTTTTTGAACCAGAAAACATTACCCCAACAATTTTAGTTAGTGATCGGCCAAAACTAGCTCAACATGATCCAATGAGCTGGGAAGTATCGGGTTCTCACTTTATTACTAGAGCTCATCGCAATCCAACTTCTAAAATATATAATCAAATCATAAATCAATGGATTGGTGAAGCAAATCTTCAAGAACGTGAAGCCCTAACAAATGATCTATTTAATGCTTTTGCAGCTAGTGGAGCAACCAAAATTACAGAACTTAATAAAAATGGTTTTGGTGGTTTTGGCGCTATTCTTTTCTCTCTTACTAATTCATCTAGAAGAACGCGATTTGTTCTCGGAAGTTTATGGGAAACCATCTGGCGCAGTATGAAAGCAACTCATCTAGAGAAATTATTTATAAATCCCAATTCAATTATTGGATGGGTATTAATTATTCTTGGTATTGTAAACCTGATGATTCCTGATTATGCCTATCGAGCATTTGGAGGAATAGTTGGCGTCTTTTGTATTGGATGGAGTGGTTATCATATTGTTACAGCTGCTAACTCCCATTTATTGCCCAAGTCAAAGCAATTCTTTATTATTACTTATCTCATTGTTTTTGGCTTAGCTGTTGCAATTATTTCTAATAACCGTTTATTGGCTTTCTTAGCTCACTATGTTCTAGGGATCTTCTTGATCGGTTTTGCATATGTCAGATTACGTAATGTAATCGTTAAAAATAAGAAAAATGGAATTTTCAAAAATATCATTGATGTGGTTGAAAGTTTAATTGCTTTCGCAGCTGGCGTTATCGTAATTGTAAATCCTAATTACTTCAGTCGCCAAGCAGTCATTATTTTAGGAATTTTACTGATCATTTATGGCCTCTTCCAGCTAATAATGGAGTTATTTAAACAAAGAAAATCAAAAATTCCGCCTAAACATCGTTAA